Proteins found in one Magnolia sinica isolate HGM2019 chromosome 5, MsV1, whole genome shotgun sequence genomic segment:
- the LOC131246169 gene encoding V-type proton ATPase subunit B 1-like, with translation MDMLGCIFNGSGRPIDNGPPILPEAYLNISGSAINPSERTCPEEMIQMGIFTIDVMNSITRGQKIPLFSAAGLPHNEIAAQICHQAGLVKWLEKSINLMEDGVEDNFAIVFVAMGVNMETAQFFKCDFEENGSMKRVTLFLNLVS, from the exons ATGGATATGCTTGGATGCATTTTCAATGGATCAGGAAGACCGATAGACAATGGTCCTCCTATATTGCCTGAGGCTTACTTGAATATTTCAG GAAGTGCAATCAACCCTAGCGAGAGAACCTGTCCTGAAGAGATGATTCAGATGGGGATATTTACGATTGATGTCATGAACTCCATCACCCGAGGACAGAAGATTCCTCTCTTCTCTGCTGCTGGGCTTCCTCATAATGAAATAGCCGCCCAGATTTGTCATCAGGCTGGTCTAGTGAAGTGGTTAGAGAAGTCTATAAATCTCATGGAG GATGGAGTGGAGGACAATTTTGCCATTGTTTTTGTAGCTATGGGAGTCAACATGGAGACAGCTCAGTTCTTCAAatgtgattttgaagaaaatggttcAATGAAGAGAGTGACCCTTTTTCTAAACCTAGTATCGTGA
- the LOC131246168 gene encoding cytochrome P450 71A1-like produces MSLFTPWLPFFLMILSLLPLLLVLQKKKSPKLPPGPPQLPIIGNLHQLGNLSHRSFWQFSEKYGPLVYLKLGSLPTLVISSSKLASDVMKSQDLDFCNRPHFVSYKKLSYNCLDIVFTPYGEYYRNMRKIFNNELLSVKRIQSFEFIRDDEVARMMASISRSASSSTPINLTDLMFALTSTIICRSAFGKSYREGDQKTNFHGVFEEAQNLFAAFFYTDYIPWLGWIDVLTGQQARLEKSFREMDVFYEQVIDEHLDPKRVKEEQEDLVDVLIRVQKDLHLTRDHIKALLMNIFIAGTDTGAATVVWSMTELVKKPRVMKKVQDEIRRIIGNKGKVEEDDLRQLEYFKLVVKETFRMHPAAPTLVPRETTRQCMLDGYDIAPKTLVFVNALAIGQEPESWKNPGEFWPERFIDSPIDYKGQDFQYIPFGAGRRICPGMHFGVVTVEIALANLLYSFNWELPSGMNKEDIDMSEVPGITVHKKSPLLLVPINYINSMNGKTN; encoded by the exons ATGTCTCTCTTCACCCCGTGGCTTCCTTTTTTTCTAATGATTCTTTCTCTTCTACCTCTTTTGCTTGTCTTACAAAAGAAAAAATCCCCTAAGCTTCCTCCAGGTCCTCCCCAGCTTCCTATCATTGGAAACCTCCACCAGCTCGGCAACTTGTCTCATCGCTCTTTTTGGCAATTCTCCGAAAAATACGGCCCACTCGTGTATCTAAAACTAGGTAGCCTACCCACCTTAGTTATTTCCTCGTCCAAACTCGCCAGTGACGTGATGAAATCTCAAGATCTCGACTTCTGCAATAGGCCTCACTTTGTTTCCTACAAGAAGCTCTCTTACAATTGCTTAGACATAGTTTTCACGCCCTACGGGGAGTATTACAGAAACATGAGGAAAATCTTCAATAATGAACTCCTTAGCGTCAAGAGGATCCAGTCGTTCGAATTCATCAGGGATGATGAGGTTGCGCGGATGATGGCATCCATATCCCGTTCTGCTTCATCTTCGACACCCATAAATCTAACTGATCTAATGTTTGCTCTCACGAGCACCATCATCTGCAGGTCTGCTTTCGGTAAGAGTTACCGGGAAGGAGATCAGAAGACCAACTTCCATGGTGTTTTTGAGGAGGCACAGAACTTGTTCGCAGCTTTCTTCTACACCGACTACATCCCGTGGTTAGGGTGGATCGACGTGCTCACTGGACAGCAGGCCCGGTTGGAGAAGAGTTTCCGGGAAATGGACGTGTTCTATGAGCAAGTAATCGACGAGCACCTCGACCCCAAGAGGGTAAAAGAGGAGCAAGAGGACCTTGTGGATGTCTTGATACGAGTCCAAAAGGATCTCCATCTCACCAGGGACCATATCAAGGCGCTGCTCATG AATATTTTTATAGCTGGAACAGACACAGGTGCTGCAACGGTGGTCTGGTCCATGACGGAGCTCGTAAAGAAACCAAGAGTGATGAAGAAAGTACAGGATGAAATTAGAAGGATTATAGGAAACAAAGGTAAAGTAGAAGAAGATGACTTACGCCAACTTGAATATTTTAAGTTAGTGGTGAAGGAGACTTTCAGAATGCACCCTGCCGCCCCTACACTCGTTCCACGAGAAACTACTCGGCAATGTATGCTTGATGGATATGACATCGCCCCGAAAACATTGGTATTTGTCAATGCATTAGCTATTGGGCAGGAACCTGAATCATGGAAAAATCCAGGAGAGTTCTGGCCAGAGAGATTCATAGATAGCCCCATTGATTACAAAGGACAAGACTTCCAATACATTCCGTTCGGGGCAGGGCGGAGGATTTGCCCAGGGATGCATTTTGGAGTTGTCACTGTGGAAATTGCCTTGGCAAATCTTCTCTATTCTTTTAATTGGGAACTGCCTTCTGGCATGAACAAGGAGGATATCGACATGAGTGAAGTACCTGGTATCACCGTGCATAAAAAATCTCCTCTCCTCCTCGTGCCTATCAATTACATCAATTCAATGAATGGGAAAACAAACTAA